One region of Tamandua tetradactyla isolate mTamTet1 chromosome 6, mTamTet1.pri, whole genome shotgun sequence genomic DNA includes:
- the LOC143686646 gene encoding acyl-coenzyme A diphosphatase NUDT19-like encodes MVLKKSQVLLLRPRGAPPAAGARPEPGRALEPPPGLADWRARVRRDPRQFLDLCTHLDCTPDIWALHDWSGWVTPFLRPGGRRFDTAFFLCCLLEAPSISPDKTEVVDCQLLSPSEATENFISKQIWLAPPQFYEIRRLENFASLSDLHKFCLDRAVEGRERWMPIILLTADGTLSLYPGDELYREDLDYLEKHLSTEKTTEEIMKEGEKFHRIVMHDRYLYSLFVTVQSKYKHVYPKSYVIAKSHM; translated from the coding sequence atggttttaaaaaagagccaggtgctgctgctgcggCCTCGCGGCGCCCCGCCGGCCGCCGGGGCCCGGCCGGAGCCCGGACGCGCGCTCGAGCCGCCTCCGGGCCTGGCCGACTGGCGCGCGCGCGTCCGCCGCGACCCTCGCCAGTTCCTGGACCTGTGTACGCACCTGGACTGCACGCCCGACATCTGGGCGCTGCACGACTGGAGCGGCTGGGTCACGCCCTTCCTGCGACCCGGCGGCCGCCGCTTTGACACAGCCTTTTTCCTGTGCTGCCTGCTTGAGGCACCGTCCATCAGCCCGGACAAGACCGAGGTGGTGGACTGCCAGTTATTATCTCCATCAGAGGCAACTGAAAATTTCATATCAAAACAAATTTGGTTGGCACCTCCACAGTTCTATGAAATAAGAAGACTCGAGAACTTTGCCTCTCTCTCTGACTTGCACAAATTTTGTTTGGATCGTGCAGtagaagggagggaaagatggATGCCAATCATATTGTTAACTGCTGATGGGACACTCAGCCTTTATCCAGGTGATGAGCTATACAGGGAAGATTTAGACTATTTAGAAAAACATTTATCCACTGAAAAAACTActgaagaaatcatgaaagaagGCGAGAAGTTTCACCGAATAGTCATGCACGATCGCTATCTTTATAGTCTTTTTGTGACTGTTCAGTCAAAGTATAAGCATGTTTATCCTAAGTCATACGTCATAGCCAAGAGCCATATGTAG